In one Zobellia galactanivorans genomic region, the following are encoded:
- a CDS encoding efflux RND transporter periplasmic adaptor subunit has product MINRIIDFSIHNKFIVGLFTLALIGAGIWIITQVPIDAVPDITFEQNPKALREHTEIENKGGNLIAGMYIKDRIQVGNNLVRALPVSASVKEGAKSFEFAVGNEGGAYRFVPHEVTLGVKDGDWAAVRFLRPLEAIVAFAFNNAYYLMAEMKKGETEHSHR; this is encoded by the coding sequence ATGATTAATAGAATCATTGATTTTTCAATCCATAATAAATTTATTGTGGGTCTCTTCACGCTAGCACTTATTGGTGCTGGTATTTGGATCATAACCCAAGTTCCTATAGATGCCGTGCCTGATATTACCTTTGAGCAGAACCCGAAAGCCTTGCGCGAACATACCGAAATAGAAAACAAGGGGGGCAACCTGATTGCGGGAATGTACATAAAAGATCGTATTCAGGTAGGGAACAATTTAGTAAGGGCCCTTCCCGTAAGCGCTAGTGTCAAAGAGGGGGCAAAAAGTTTTGAATTTGCCGTAGGAAATGAAGGGGGTGCTTACCGTTTTGTTCCCCACGAGGTCACGCTAGGGGTGAAAGATGGCGATTGGGCAGCTGTTCGTTTTTTACGGCCCTTGGAAGCTATTGTGGCATTTGCGTTCAACAATGCCTACTATTTGATGGCGGAAATGAAAAAGGGAGAGACGGAACATAGCCATCGATGA
- a CDS encoding DUF6660 family protein — translation MKLLTFILSFYFLALNVVPCSDMEPLADGQVSVVADSGDGYGHALNDLCSPFCHCHCCHTHTVSFEIFSFEPFQPSIPQEELAHFDSLGKDISLDLLQPPKV, via the coding sequence GTGAAACTATTGACCTTCATATTGTCCTTTTACTTTCTGGCACTCAATGTGGTACCCTGTAGTGATATGGAACCGCTTGCCGATGGTCAAGTTTCCGTAGTTGCGGATAGCGGTGATGGTTACGGGCATGCCCTAAACGATTTGTGTTCTCCGTTCTGCCACTGCCATTGCTGCCATACACATACGGTCAGTTTTGAAATCTTTTCGTTTGAACCTTTTCAGCCCTCAATTCCTCAAGAAGAATTAGCCCATTTCGATAGTTTGGGCAAAGATATTTCTCTAGACCTCTTACAACCTCCCAAGGTATAA
- a CDS encoding response regulator encodes MKYNLIIADDHKMFIDGLLSILNDAPEFSVRTTAKNGKQVVKYLDINGTDDLHLLITDLSMPEMDGIALNRIVKEKHPSLKTLVVSMHIDGSMIEKLIQNNVDGYVPKNAEKDELLTAMRTIVKGEKYFSQEIKQAYTDAMFENKKQDEVHLTDREKEVLKLIADEYTTQEIADKLYLSKHTIESYRKNLISKLQVKNLAGLTKHAIKIGLLDS; translated from the coding sequence ATGAAATATAACCTCATCATAGCAGATGACCACAAAATGTTCATTGACGGCCTCCTAAGCATCTTGAACGATGCCCCTGAATTTTCGGTAAGGACCACGGCCAAAAACGGAAAACAAGTCGTTAAATATCTAGATATCAATGGCACTGACGACCTCCATTTACTGATAACGGACCTCAGCATGCCCGAAATGGACGGCATAGCCTTAAACCGCATAGTGAAGGAAAAACACCCTAGCCTAAAGACCTTGGTAGTGAGTATGCATATTGATGGAAGTATGATCGAAAAACTGATCCAAAACAATGTAGACGGCTATGTACCCAAAAACGCAGAAAAAGACGAGCTCTTAACCGCCATGCGCACCATTGTCAAGGGCGAAAAGTATTTCTCACAGGAAATCAAACAGGCCTATACCGATGCCATGTTCGAAAACAAGAAGCAAGACGAAGTGCATCTTACCGACCGTGAAAAAGAAGTCTTAAAGCTCATTGCCGACGAATACACCACCCAAGAAATTGCCGATAAACTCTATTTAAGCAAACATACCATAGAAAGCTATCGCAAGAACCTCATCTCAAAACTGCAGGTAAAAAACTTGGCCGGCCTGACCAAGCATGCCATTAAAATCGGACTTCTCGATTCTTGA
- a CDS encoding ketopantoate reductase family protein has translation MKIGILGMGGVGSFVGAKLTENYKDDPDTQIVFICRNKTKESIITNGLSLTTEGKTIMCKPYLVSDDSKEIGLLDLLIVSTKSFSLGNAIGQYQDCLKKETIILPIQNGVDSKNVIENSIDQDNSKILEACIYIVSNIERPGVVKHLGGPGKIFFGNSDGQDYKWLEELLVKGGLNASYTKDIKTILWKKYLFVSPLAAMTAALDITLGELAENPAHMAKLEKMMKEVRELAKHFGITLSDMDINEALAMISNFPYQSKTSLQLDIESKNKDTEKANLVDYMITTGKTFGVKVDHYEEMSAKITV, from the coding sequence ATGAAAATAGGAATTTTAGGAATGGGTGGAGTCGGGAGTTTCGTCGGGGCAAAACTTACGGAAAATTACAAAGACGATCCAGATACCCAGATTGTTTTTATTTGCCGCAACAAAACCAAGGAAAGCATTATCACCAATGGCCTTTCATTAACCACGGAAGGCAAAACCATTATGTGCAAACCCTATTTGGTATCGGATGACAGCAAGGAAATAGGTTTACTCGATCTATTGATCGTATCGACCAAATCGTTTTCACTCGGTAACGCCATTGGCCAATATCAAGATTGCCTGAAGAAGGAAACGATAATACTTCCTATACAGAATGGGGTAGACTCAAAAAACGTAATCGAAAACAGCATTGACCAAGACAATTCAAAAATACTCGAAGCCTGTATCTACATCGTTTCAAACATAGAACGACCGGGAGTAGTAAAACACCTTGGGGGCCCAGGAAAAATTTTCTTTGGAAATAGCGATGGCCAAGATTATAAATGGTTAGAAGAACTATTGGTCAAAGGGGGCCTAAATGCAAGCTACACCAAGGATATCAAAACCATACTATGGAAAAAATACCTTTTTGTTTCTCCCTTGGCCGCAATGACCGCAGCGCTCGACATTACACTTGGGGAATTGGCCGAAAACCCAGCACACATGGCCAAACTTGAAAAAATGATGAAAGAAGTCCGAGAACTGGCGAAGCACTTCGGCATCACCCTAAGCGATATGGATATCAACGAGGCATTGGCAATGATCTCAAATTTCCCCTACCAATCAAAAACCTCCCTTCAATTAGATATTGAAAGCAAGAATAAAGATACCGAAAAAGCCAATTTGGTCGATTATATGATAACTACCGGTAAAACATTCGGGGTCAAGGTTGACCATTACGAAGAGATGAGTGCAAAAATCACGGTTTGA
- a CDS encoding membrane protein, which yields MGRKTEEKMRTYHRYLGFFLAGIMAMYAISGIILIFRDTDFLKKEFAIEKTIQPNVKADDLGKMLKIKHFKLEKEEGGIVHFEGGSYDSKTGLASYTVKTLPFVLDKMTKVHKATSSQPLFFLNIFFGASLLFFVISAFWMFRPSAPIFKKGLYFALGGLLLTLILLFV from the coding sequence ATGGGAAGAAAAACGGAAGAAAAAATGCGCACCTATCACCGTTACCTTGGCTTTTTCTTGGCCGGTATCATGGCCATGTACGCCATAAGTGGTATTATCTTGATTTTTAGGGATACCGATTTTCTCAAGAAAGAGTTTGCCATTGAAAAAACGATACAGCCCAATGTTAAGGCTGACGACCTAGGCAAGATGCTCAAAATAAAACACTTTAAGCTAGAAAAGGAAGAGGGCGGTATCGTGCACTTTGAAGGCGGTTCTTATGACAGTAAAACGGGCTTGGCCTCATATACCGTTAAAACATTGCCTTTCGTTTTGGACAAAATGACCAAGGTGCATAAGGCGACCTCTAGCCAACCCTTGTTTTTTCTGAATATTTTCTTTGGGGCTTCCTTGCTTTTCTTTGTGATATCGGCCTTTTGGATGTTCAGGCCCAGTGCCCCGATCTTTAAAAAAGGACTCTATTTTGCCTTGGGCGGGCTACTTCTTACCTTGATCTTGCTTTTTGTATGA
- a CDS encoding outer membrane beta-barrel family protein, whose product MHLKFTSTFYVLLFVLMITELGLAQDGEIEITGTVVEKGGGQPIAFATVLVGDKATQKGITGTTTLDDGSFSLKTEARNFFVEVSFIGFEKKRFDDLVPANGKIALGKVELGQDAQQLSEVVVAGEVSRTQFKLDKRVFNVGKDISSTGASALEVLNNVPSVNVNIEGQISLRGSQGVQVLINGKPSILTGEGGNALGTITSDMIERVEVITNPSAKYDAEGTSGIINIVIKKEEREGLNGSISLNTGSPDNHSFGLSLNRRTERFNLFSQLGAGYRELPSDVENVNRDLTDGTSISSVGEEFRNEEFYNVILGTDYYINENNVLTLSGNFAYEIEDQPSNTNFKAWDANDELVSEWERTETTEATNPKYQYELQYKSDFKDHEDHDLLFSALGNFFGKDQSSDFEDLTVFGEDRDGVQRTRTEFKEAEYTFKLDYTRPFNEEWTMETGGQYVMNDVSNDYEVEDFVLGEYQSNPDLTNVFEYDQKVMAFYGTAAYEGNKWGIKAGVRAEQTHLNTLLKNTDEKNGQKYTNLFPSAHTSYKFTDQVSMQAGYSRRVYRPDLWDLNPFFNIRNNFNIRKGNPSLQPEFTDSYEITSIYVLGKASLNFSVYHRYTTEVIESIYTFDDDVKISSPENIGTNKATGVEFNGKYSPVKWFTATTDLNYNRFVRDGSLGEQVFDFTADRWSGKLMAKIKMPADIDFEATGNYQSGYETIQGRTSENLFLDLGARKKILKGKGVVNIGVRDAFASRVNETETIQEDFSSYSRRQRGRFITFGFSYGFGKGEAMEYSGRRR is encoded by the coding sequence ATGCATTTAAAATTTACCAGCACGTTTTACGTGCTTCTTTTTGTATTGATGATTACGGAATTGGGACTGGCCCAAGATGGTGAAATCGAGATTACCGGAACAGTAGTCGAAAAGGGAGGCGGGCAACCGATAGCTTTTGCTACGGTCCTGGTAGGCGATAAGGCCACCCAAAAGGGTATCACGGGTACCACGACCCTAGATGACGGTTCGTTTAGTCTCAAGACCGAGGCCCGTAATTTCTTTGTTGAAGTCAGTTTTATAGGATTTGAGAAAAAAAGATTTGACGACCTCGTGCCCGCAAACGGTAAAATCGCTTTAGGGAAGGTAGAACTCGGGCAAGATGCCCAACAGTTATCCGAAGTCGTGGTGGCAGGCGAGGTTTCACGAACCCAGTTCAAGTTAGATAAACGTGTATTCAATGTCGGAAAGGATATCAGTAGCACAGGTGCGAGTGCCCTTGAGGTTCTAAATAACGTGCCGTCGGTGAACGTGAATATTGAAGGGCAGATAAGCTTACGCGGAAGCCAAGGCGTGCAAGTCTTGATAAATGGAAAACCTTCAATCCTTACCGGAGAGGGCGGAAATGCCTTGGGGACGATTACTTCCGATATGATCGAAAGGGTAGAGGTCATTACCAACCCTTCGGCAAAATACGATGCGGAGGGTACTTCGGGAATTATCAATATCGTTATAAAAAAGGAGGAACGTGAGGGACTTAACGGCTCCATTAGTTTGAATACGGGCTCTCCCGATAACCATAGTTTCGGACTTAGCCTTAACCGCCGAACCGAACGCTTCAATCTGTTTAGTCAGTTAGGGGCCGGTTATAGGGAACTCCCTAGCGATGTGGAGAATGTTAACCGAGATTTGACCGATGGTACTTCCATTTCTTCTGTGGGCGAGGAGTTTAGGAATGAGGAATTTTACAATGTTATCCTAGGAACGGATTACTATATCAATGAGAATAACGTACTGACCTTGTCGGGAAATTTTGCCTACGAAATCGAAGATCAGCCCTCAAACACCAATTTTAAGGCTTGGGATGCAAATGACGAGTTGGTCTCTGAATGGGAGCGTACCGAAACGACCGAGGCTACCAACCCAAAATACCAATATGAATTGCAGTACAAAAGTGATTTTAAAGATCACGAAGATCACGACCTTTTGTTCAGTGCCTTGGGGAATTTCTTTGGGAAGGACCAATCTTCCGATTTTGAAGATCTGACCGTATTCGGGGAAGATCGTGATGGTGTGCAACGAACGCGAACCGAGTTTAAGGAAGCCGAGTATACTTTTAAGTTAGATTATACCCGGCCATTTAATGAAGAGTGGACCATGGAAACCGGGGGGCAATATGTCATGAACGATGTCAGCAACGATTATGAGGTAGAAGATTTTGTGTTAGGGGAGTATCAATCCAATCCAGACTTGACCAATGTTTTTGAATACGACCAAAAGGTTATGGCCTTTTACGGTACAGCGGCATATGAAGGTAATAAGTGGGGAATAAAGGCCGGTGTACGGGCGGAACAGACCCATCTCAATACCTTGTTGAAAAATACCGATGAAAAGAATGGGCAAAAGTATACCAATCTCTTCCCAAGTGCGCATACGTCGTATAAATTCACTGACCAGGTCTCCATGCAGGCAGGGTATTCCCGCAGGGTGTACAGACCCGATTTATGGGATTTGAACCCCTTTTTCAATATCAGGAACAACTTTAATATCCGTAAAGGTAATCCTAGTTTGCAGCCCGAATTCACCGATTCATACGAGATAACGAGCATTTATGTTTTAGGTAAGGCATCCCTCAATTTTAGCGTTTATCACCGTTACACCACCGAAGTGATCGAATCTATCTATACTTTCGACGATGACGTGAAAATTAGTAGTCCCGAAAATATTGGAACGAACAAGGCCACAGGTGTGGAGTTTAATGGGAAATACAGTCCGGTAAAATGGTTTACCGCCACTACCGATTTAAATTATAATAGGTTTGTAAGGGATGGAAGCCTAGGTGAGCAAGTATTCGATTTTACCGCTGACCGATGGTCGGGAAAGCTCATGGCCAAGATCAAGATGCCGGCCGATATTGATTTCGAGGCAACCGGAAATTATCAGAGTGGTTATGAAACCATTCAGGGCAGAACCAGTGAAAACCTGTTTTTAGACCTCGGTGCCCGTAAAAAAATATTGAAGGGCAAAGGCGTAGTGAATATAGGGGTGAGAGATGCCTTCGCTTCTCGGGTAAACGAAACGGAAACGATACAGGAAGATTTTTCAAGTTATAGCCGAAGACAACGTGGTAGGTTTATTACTTTTGGCTTCAGTTACGGTTTCGGTAAAGGCGAGGCCATGGAATATTCCGGTAGAAGAAGATAA
- a CDS encoding GatB/YqeY domain-containing protein: MGLQQKVMEQMKAAMRAKDAVALESLRAIKSALLLAQTSGTGGEMTEEEEVKLVQKLVKQRKDSAAIFKEQGREDLAEPELAQVAVIEQFLPEQLTEEEIEKVVVQTIDATGASGMKDMGKVMGMVSKELAGQADGKTISAIVKQKLA; the protein is encoded by the coding sequence ATGGGCTTACAACAAAAGGTAATGGAACAGATGAAAGCGGCAATGAGGGCAAAGGATGCCGTTGCGCTAGAATCGCTCCGTGCCATTAAGTCGGCTTTGCTTTTGGCCCAGACCAGTGGGACGGGTGGTGAAATGACCGAGGAGGAAGAAGTGAAACTGGTTCAAAAACTAGTGAAGCAAAGAAAGGATAGTGCCGCTATTTTTAAGGAACAAGGTAGGGAAGACCTAGCGGAACCCGAATTGGCACAGGTAGCCGTAATCGAGCAATTTTTGCCGGAACAGCTTACCGAAGAAGAAATAGAAAAAGTAGTGGTCCAGACCATAGACGCCACAGGCGCGTCAGGTATGAAAGATATGGGCAAGGTTATGGGCATGGTGTCCAAAGAATTGGCCGGTCAGGCCGATGGTAAGACCATTTCGGCCATAGTAAAACAGAAATTAGCATAA
- a CDS encoding tRNA dihydrouridine synthase, which produces MSYTLLSSPLQGFTDFVFRNAQQKFFGGIDTYYAPYIRFNRKMIIKGSYQRDLNPEVNTSLELIPQVMTADVEHFLFVIKYIQSLGYTELNWNLGCPYPMVTNSGMGSGLICNTEKIDHILDRAHSETDVTISMKMRLGYENSNEILEAFPILEKYPLKNVAIHARLGKQLYKGGVDLEAFQKCVDVAKHTLYYNGDITTVAQFKTLRERFPSINHFMIGRGLIADPFLPSMIKADTTDYPVDRWDIFREFHDTIYTQYDAMLSGPTPIKMKMLGFWEFFSQSTHNPQKVYKAIKKAGNPVKYRQAVGEIIAAQKRQLKA; this is translated from the coding sequence ATGTCTTACACACTCTTATCTTCCCCTTTACAAGGCTTTACCGATTTTGTTTTTCGCAATGCACAGCAAAAGTTTTTTGGAGGAATAGACACCTATTATGCCCCATACATCCGGTTTAACCGAAAGATGATCATTAAGGGGTCTTACCAGCGTGATTTGAATCCTGAGGTAAATACTTCCTTGGAACTCATTCCACAAGTAATGACGGCTGACGTCGAGCATTTTTTATTTGTGATAAAATATATTCAGTCTTTAGGATATACGGAACTGAACTGGAATCTGGGGTGCCCTTACCCTATGGTCACCAATAGCGGAATGGGTTCGGGCCTTATTTGCAATACCGAAAAAATAGACCACATATTAGATCGTGCACATAGCGAGACCGATGTTACCATTTCGATGAAAATGCGTCTCGGCTATGAGAACAGCAATGAAATACTAGAGGCCTTTCCCATACTGGAAAAGTACCCTCTTAAAAACGTGGCCATCCATGCCCGACTGGGGAAACAATTATACAAAGGAGGCGTAGACCTAGAAGCCTTCCAAAAATGCGTGGATGTAGCAAAACACACCTTGTACTACAATGGCGATATCACTACCGTAGCACAGTTCAAGACCTTGAGGGAACGCTTCCCATCCATAAACCATTTTATGATAGGCAGGGGCCTTATCGCCGATCCGTTTTTACCCAGTATGATTAAAGCGGACACTACGGACTACCCTGTCGATCGCTGGGATATTTTCAGGGAATTTCACGATACCATCTACACACAGTACGACGCCATGCTTTCGGGACCGACCCCTATAAAGATGAAAATGCTTGGTTTTTGGGAGTTTTTTTCCCAATCTACCCACAACCCGCAAAAAGTCTACAAGGCCATAAAAAAAGCGGGGAATCCTGTGAAGTATAGACAGGCCGTAGGGGAAATCATAGCGGCACAAAAAAGACAACTCAAAGCATAA
- a CDS encoding DUF1624 domain-containing protein, with protein sequence MIKTTYNRIKSIDMLRGLVMVIMALDHVRDYFHYDAFLFDPTDLTQTNGPLFFTRFITHYCAPVFVFLAGTSAFFVGQRKGLKYLSNWLLKRGFWLIFLELTVVKFAWLFKFDLSYSMLQVIWILGLAMIFLAGLIHLPKRVVLILSALVVGGHNLFDFFESGGSLNSGIWSFLHGFKLLTYGDVRIFVAYPILPWVFVMPLGYYFGTIYKQSFDSKTRAKILLQMGAGITVAFLILRVMNYYGDPYLWTSQGSWSYTLMSFFNVTKYPPSLLFLLITIGPSIMLLAFAEKWKGWVFDKLVIIGRVPMFFYIIHIYVIHLLALFAAVLTGFRASDMYVDLWVTMQPGLKGYGFGLGVVYLIWAVLVVALYPLCAWFDRYKSNHREKWWLRYL encoded by the coding sequence ATGATTAAAACCACCTATAACAGAATTAAATCAATAGACATGTTAAGAGGTTTGGTCATGGTGATCATGGCCTTGGACCATGTGCGTGATTATTTTCATTACGATGCCTTTCTTTTTGATCCCACCGATTTAACACAAACCAACGGCCCTCTTTTCTTTACGCGATTTATCACCCATTATTGCGCGCCCGTATTTGTGTTTTTGGCGGGAACATCCGCTTTTTTTGTCGGCCAGCGAAAAGGTTTGAAATACTTGTCTAATTGGCTTCTTAAGCGTGGCTTTTGGTTAATTTTCTTAGAGCTTACCGTGGTAAAATTCGCATGGCTTTTTAAATTCGATTTGTCCTATAGTATGCTGCAGGTAATATGGATTCTTGGTCTGGCGATGATTTTCTTGGCAGGATTGATCCATCTGCCCAAGAGAGTGGTCTTGATACTTTCCGCCTTGGTCGTAGGCGGACATAACCTATTCGATTTTTTCGAATCGGGCGGAAGCCTGAATTCCGGTATTTGGTCGTTTCTCCATGGATTTAAATTGTTGACTTATGGCGATGTTCGGATCTTTGTTGCCTATCCTATTTTACCTTGGGTTTTTGTGATGCCTTTAGGGTATTATTTTGGAACCATCTATAAACAGAGTTTTGATAGTAAGACCAGGGCGAAAATTCTCCTGCAAATGGGCGCTGGGATTACCGTGGCATTTTTGATACTCCGGGTTATGAATTATTATGGAGATCCGTATTTGTGGACTTCACAAGGTTCGTGGAGCTATACGTTGATGTCCTTTTTTAATGTGACCAAATATCCGCCCTCACTGTTGTTCCTGCTAATTACGATAGGCCCATCCATTATGCTTTTGGCCTTTGCCGAAAAATGGAAGGGATGGGTATTTGATAAATTGGTAATCATAGGTCGTGTGCCCATGTTCTTTTATATAATCCATATTTATGTTATTCACTTACTGGCATTATTTGCAGCGGTATTAACAGGCTTTAGGGCATCGGATATGTATGTGGACCTATGGGTTACAATGCAACCAGGCCTAAAGGGATATGGTTTTGGTCTAGGGGTGGTGTACCTAATTTGGGCGGTACTTGTTGTAGCCCTCTATCCTTTATGCGCATGGTTTGACCGGTATAAAAGCAACCATAGGGAGAAGTGGTGGTTGCGTTATCTGTAG
- a CDS encoding heavy metal translocating P-type ATPase translates to MKKKKIVLRDTGAHEHSAGDGHDHGGSCCDSQKNAKSSRIKQYTPAIISFVLLMSGILLDFFNVGFFKDWLRIVWYVAAYIPVGFPVMKQGWESILKGDFFTEFFLMSIATVGAFAIGEFPEGVAVMLFYTVGELFQHSAVTKARGNIKALLDVRPKSATVLRDGNPVSVAPESVKIGERIQVRVGEKVPLDGKLVSQKASLNTAAISGESKPSTILHGDKVYAGSINLDGVVEIVTTKEFKDSSIARILDMVQNATARKSKTELFIRKFAKIYTPIVVFLAIGLTLFPYFFVQDYIFSEWLYRALIFLVISCPCALVISIPLGYFGGLGAASRNGILFKGASFLDTITKINTLAMDKTGTMTKGVFKIKDIVVYSEDGSTNAPLTEQDFMHYLMAIEAQSTHPIAKAILDYKNDGEGHKAQDVFEVAGKGLIGTVDRKSVLAGNEALMLVNGIVVPEAARAVVESTVMVAIEGKFAGYVVIADELKEGAMEAVESIRKMGISKIVMLSGDKEAITQKVAGELHVDSAMGGLLPEDKLKEVERLKGVAGAKVAFIGDGINDAPVLAASDLGIAMGGLGSDVAIETADVIIQTDQPEKVVQAIAIGRSTRRIVWQNIGLAFGVKAIVLILGAGGVATMWEAVFADVGVALLAVLNAVRLQNMKWQ, encoded by the coding sequence ATGAAAAAAAAGAAAATCGTTCTTCGTGATACTGGAGCCCATGAACATTCCGCAGGTGATGGGCACGACCACGGGGGCAGTTGTTGTGATAGCCAAAAGAATGCCAAGTCGAGCCGTATCAAACAATACACACCTGCAATCATAAGTTTCGTATTGTTGATGTCGGGCATTCTGCTCGATTTTTTTAATGTAGGTTTTTTTAAGGATTGGCTCAGAATCGTTTGGTATGTAGCGGCATATATTCCAGTAGGTTTTCCGGTCATGAAGCAAGGTTGGGAGAGTATATTAAAAGGTGATTTTTTTACGGAATTTTTCTTGATGTCAATCGCTACGGTCGGGGCATTCGCCATTGGCGAGTTCCCTGAGGGGGTAGCGGTAATGCTTTTTTATACCGTAGGTGAACTGTTCCAACATTCGGCCGTGACAAAGGCAAGGGGAAATATAAAGGCTCTCTTGGATGTTAGGCCCAAATCGGCTACCGTTCTCCGTGATGGCAATCCGGTTTCGGTAGCGCCCGAATCGGTGAAAATAGGGGAGCGTATTCAGGTACGGGTAGGTGAAAAAGTGCCCTTGGATGGAAAATTGGTATCGCAAAAAGCCAGTCTGAATACGGCGGCTATTTCCGGGGAAAGCAAACCCTCGACCATTCTTCACGGCGATAAGGTATATGCGGGAAGTATCAATCTTGACGGTGTCGTTGAAATTGTGACGACCAAGGAATTTAAGGATAGTTCCATTGCCCGTATACTTGACATGGTACAGAATGCTACGGCCCGTAAGTCGAAAACGGAACTGTTTATCCGAAAGTTCGCCAAGATATATACACCGATCGTGGTATTCTTGGCCATTGGCCTGACCTTGTTTCCTTACTTTTTTGTGCAAGATTATATATTTAGCGAATGGCTGTACCGTGCGTTGATCTTCTTGGTAATCTCGTGTCCTTGTGCCTTGGTGATCTCTATTCCCTTGGGCTATTTTGGAGGTTTGGGGGCGGCTTCACGCAACGGTATTCTGTTCAAGGGGGCTTCCTTTTTGGATACCATAACCAAAATCAACACTTTGGCCATGGACAAAACGGGTACTATGACCAAGGGCGTGTTCAAGATAAAGGACATCGTAGTGTATTCCGAGGACGGATCCACCAATGCCCCCTTGACCGAACAAGATTTTATGCATTATCTCATGGCCATTGAAGCCCAATCCACCCATCCGATAGCCAAGGCAATTTTGGACTATAAAAACGATGGGGAAGGACATAAGGCCCAAGATGTTTTTGAAGTTGCGGGTAAGGGACTGATAGGTACCGTTGACCGTAAATCGGTATTGGCGGGGAACGAGGCCCTGATGCTCGTCAATGGAATTGTCGTTCCTGAAGCAGCGCGTGCCGTCGTTGAAAGCACGGTTATGGTAGCTATTGAAGGAAAGTTTGCAGGCTATGTCGTGATTGCCGACGAGCTAAAGGAAGGCGCTATGGAGGCGGTCGAAAGCATTCGGAAAATGGGCATTTCAAAAATTGTGATGCTGTCGGGCGATAAAGAGGCCATTACGCAAAAAGTAGCGGGAGAACTACATGTCGATTCGGCCATGGGCGGACTCCTGCCTGAAGATAAGCTTAAGGAAGTAGAACGACTAAAGGGCGTTGCCGGGGCAAAAGTGGCCTTTATAGGTGACGGTATCAACGATGCCCCGGTCTTGGCGGCCAGTGATCTGGGAATTGCTATGGGCGGTTTGGGCAGCGATGTGGCCATTGAAACTGCCGATGTGATCATACAAACGGACCAACCGGAAAAAGTGGTCCAAGCCATCGCCATAGGAAGGTCTACACGCCGTATCGTTTGGCAGAATATCGGTTTGGCTTTTGGGGTGAAGGCCATTGTCTTGATTCTGGGGGCCGGTGGCGTCGCTACCATGTGGGAGGCCGTTTTTGCCGATGTGGGCGTTGCTTTATTGGCCGTTTTAAACGCGGTTCGATTGCAAAATATGAAATGGCAATAG